A genomic segment from Muntiacus reevesi chromosome 15, mMunRee1.1, whole genome shotgun sequence encodes:
- the LOC136147421 gene encoding uncharacterized protein isoform X2 encodes MGRRKKKSREEREGADRKFKGQPRNKRWKILTWLRIETWGHRDPQTAAVPLAESSEGFSQLVLEGRFLEACQSISSLAEDRQDRGSQYQIVAQGMWQVIQEALEGGGGSRELQRKLRSVAAAVEWARGSSRELGGDLASWDCQLRTQLRNDAENQVPPSPGDRVPLNPGDQLGGYLAELAEAMDRGLDPRRAGWLGARLSATDRECFQEVLLDRLSVLLTRSGDPDSCRELYTWARKALFGQLAKTPEPAATRKLPDPLVFVTWMSQVQSRLVELIQKELEKQLEDVLTCDQKESATSSCQAFLKIFQLLKGTIDSVQDIGPPITSRVQAMVLNTFSEFLKRYRGEGAPHFLQQQAGAGLSPQLHVLQNCCVLRKTWQDLGQARTPLADVVLRTISAIEDRSQDDLASVSLLEHHFGREDEGLAQALRSLRRGLEHYPSLLPPPTYKSLVQSLYKAVFTEYLQALVTHLKRLKPRKWEDHRGQVETDFRELREAFGRQEGWPGGLCGDPGVRPALSEAGSSSPQGLGDGAPGREALMEVFQLSGKQGNPCLDEWLDSFSDRFPDYVRRESKAREGQGLAQGPPQACAGPSLVSLPPDTEIHPAGPLEWPSPDPFLVSRTAGGLLAAPSGGGSERSFPGASPPGLWMSCGSRTRLRWKMCVPLATSQAAV; translated from the exons GATTCTCACAGCTGGTCTTGGAGGGCCGCTTCCTGGAAGCCTGCCAGAGCATCTCATCCTTGGCAGAAGACAGGCAGGACCGTGGTTCCCAATACCAGATCGTGGCCCAGGGCATGTGGCAGGTCATCCAGGAGGCACTGGAGGGCGGCGGGGGCAGCCGGGAGCTGCAGAGGAAGCTCAGGTCGGTGGCGGCCGCAGTGGAGTGGGCCCGGGGCTCCTCGCGGGAGCTGGGTGGTGACCTGGCCTCCTGGGACTGCCAGCTGAGAACACAGCTGAGGAATGACGCCGAGAACCAGGTGCCCCCAAGCCCCGGAGACCGAGTGCCCCTGAACCCGGGAGACCAGCTGGGCGGGTACCTGGCGGAGCTGGCCGAGGCCATGGATCGTGGCCTGGACCCCCGgagggcaggctggctgggagcccgCCTCTCGGCGACCGACAGAGAGTGCTTCCAGGAGGTGCTCCTGGACCGTCTCTCCGTGCTCCTGACCCGCAGCGGAGACCCGGACAGCTGCCGGGAGCTCTACACCTGGGCCAGGAAGGCCTTGTTTGGGCAGCTGGC GAAGACGCCGGAGCCTGCTGCTACCAGGAAACTCCCGGACCCGCTGGTGTTTGTCACCTGGATGTCCCAGGTGCAGAGCCGGCTGGTGGAGCTGATCCAG AAAGAGTTGGAAAAACAACTAGAAGATGTCCTGACCTGTGATCAGAAAGAGTCGGCCACCTCTTCCTGCCAGGCATTCCTCAAAATCTTCCAG CTGTTGAAAGGAACCATAGATTCGGTGCAAGACATCGGGCCTCCCATCACCAGCCGGGTTCAAGCCATGGTTCTGAACACGTTTTCAGAGTTTCTGAAAAG ATACCGGGGTGAGGGTGCCCCCCACTTCCTCCAGCAGCAGGCCGGTGCCGGACTCTCCCCCCAGCTGCACGTGCTGCAGAACTGCTGCGTCCTGAG GAAAACGTGGCAGGATCTGGGCCAGGCCCGCACTCCCCTGGCGGACGTGGTGCTGCGTACCATCAGCGCCATCGAGGACCGGAGCCAGGATGACCTTGCGTCCGTG AGCCTACTGGAGCATCACTTCGGGAGGGAAGATGaggggctggcccaagctctgcgATCCCTCAGGCGGGGCCTGGAGCACTATCCcagcctgcttcctcctcccacgTACAAG AGCCTTGTGCAAAGCCTGTACAAAGCAGTCTTCACTGAGTACCTCCAGGCCTTGGTCACCCATCTCAAGAGGCTTAAGCCCCGGAAGTGGGAAGACCACCGGGGTCAGGTGGAAACGGACTTCCGGGAGCTGCGCGAGGCTTTCGGGAGGCAGGAG GGCTGGCCCGGGGGCCTGTGCGGTGACCCCGGGGTGAGGCCCGCGCTGAGTGAGGCTGGGAGCTCCTCTCCGCAGGGCCTCGGTGATGGAGCCCCTGGCCGGGAGGCCTTGATGGAAGTCTTCCAGCTCAGCGGGAAGCAGGGCAACCCGTGTCTGGATGAATGGCTGGACTCCTTCAGTGACAGGTTCCCAGACTACGTGAG GAGGGAATCCAAGGCCAGAGAAGGGCAAGGACTTGCCCAGGGTCCCCCGCAGGCCTGTGCAGGCCCCTCACTGGTCTCTCTGCCTCCTGACACTGAGATCCACCCAGCTGGACCCTTGGAGTGGCCCAGTCCAGATCCCTTCCTGGTGTCCAGGACTGCCGG TGGCCTGCTGGCCGCCCCAAGTGGAGGTGGAAGTGAGCGCTCGTTTCCGGGAGCCTCTCCCCCGGGGCTGTGGATGTCGTGTGGCTCCAGGACCCGGTTAAGGTGGAAGATGTGTGTGCCCCTGGCCACTTCACAGGCGGCAGTCTGA
- the LOC136147421 gene encoding uncharacterized protein isoform X1: MGRRKKKSREEREGADRKFKGQPRNKRWKILTWLRIETWGHRDPQTAAVPLAESSEGFSQLVLEGRFLEACQSISSLAEDRQDRGSQYQIVAQGMWQVIQEALEGGGGSRELQRKLRSVAAAVEWARGSSRELGGDLASWDCQLRTQLRNDAENQVPPSPGDRVPLNPGDQLGGYLAELAEAMDRGLDPRRAGWLGARLSATDRECFQEVLLDRLSVLLTRSGDPDSCRELYTWARKALFGQLAKTPEPAATRKLPDPLVFVTWMSQVQSRLVELIQKELEKQLEDVLTCDQKESATSSCQAFLKIFQLLKGTIDSVQDIGPPITSRVQAMVLNTFSEFLKRYRGEGAPHFLQQQAGAGLSPQLHVLQNCCVLRKTWQDLGQARTPLADVVLRTISAIEDRSQDDLASVVRSQYRSLLEHHFGREDEGLAQALRSLRRGLEHYPSLLPPPTYKSLVQSLYKAVFTEYLQALVTHLKRLKPRKWEDHRGQVETDFRELREAFGRQEGWPGGLCGDPGVRPALSEAGSSSPQGLGDGAPGREALMEVFQLSGKQGNPCLDEWLDSFSDRFPDYVRRESKAREGQGLAQGPPQACAGPSLVSLPPDTEIHPAGPLEWPSPDPFLVSRTAGGLLAAPSGGGSERSFPGASPPGLWMSCGSRTRLRWKMCVPLATSQAAV, encoded by the exons GATTCTCACAGCTGGTCTTGGAGGGCCGCTTCCTGGAAGCCTGCCAGAGCATCTCATCCTTGGCAGAAGACAGGCAGGACCGTGGTTCCCAATACCAGATCGTGGCCCAGGGCATGTGGCAGGTCATCCAGGAGGCACTGGAGGGCGGCGGGGGCAGCCGGGAGCTGCAGAGGAAGCTCAGGTCGGTGGCGGCCGCAGTGGAGTGGGCCCGGGGCTCCTCGCGGGAGCTGGGTGGTGACCTGGCCTCCTGGGACTGCCAGCTGAGAACACAGCTGAGGAATGACGCCGAGAACCAGGTGCCCCCAAGCCCCGGAGACCGAGTGCCCCTGAACCCGGGAGACCAGCTGGGCGGGTACCTGGCGGAGCTGGCCGAGGCCATGGATCGTGGCCTGGACCCCCGgagggcaggctggctgggagcccgCCTCTCGGCGACCGACAGAGAGTGCTTCCAGGAGGTGCTCCTGGACCGTCTCTCCGTGCTCCTGACCCGCAGCGGAGACCCGGACAGCTGCCGGGAGCTCTACACCTGGGCCAGGAAGGCCTTGTTTGGGCAGCTGGC GAAGACGCCGGAGCCTGCTGCTACCAGGAAACTCCCGGACCCGCTGGTGTTTGTCACCTGGATGTCCCAGGTGCAGAGCCGGCTGGTGGAGCTGATCCAG AAAGAGTTGGAAAAACAACTAGAAGATGTCCTGACCTGTGATCAGAAAGAGTCGGCCACCTCTTCCTGCCAGGCATTCCTCAAAATCTTCCAG CTGTTGAAAGGAACCATAGATTCGGTGCAAGACATCGGGCCTCCCATCACCAGCCGGGTTCAAGCCATGGTTCTGAACACGTTTTCAGAGTTTCTGAAAAG ATACCGGGGTGAGGGTGCCCCCCACTTCCTCCAGCAGCAGGCCGGTGCCGGACTCTCCCCCCAGCTGCACGTGCTGCAGAACTGCTGCGTCCTGAG GAAAACGTGGCAGGATCTGGGCCAGGCCCGCACTCCCCTGGCGGACGTGGTGCTGCGTACCATCAGCGCCATCGAGGACCGGAGCCAGGATGACCTTGCGTCCGTGGTCAGAAGCCAGTACCGG AGCCTACTGGAGCATCACTTCGGGAGGGAAGATGaggggctggcccaagctctgcgATCCCTCAGGCGGGGCCTGGAGCACTATCCcagcctgcttcctcctcccacgTACAAG AGCCTTGTGCAAAGCCTGTACAAAGCAGTCTTCACTGAGTACCTCCAGGCCTTGGTCACCCATCTCAAGAGGCTTAAGCCCCGGAAGTGGGAAGACCACCGGGGTCAGGTGGAAACGGACTTCCGGGAGCTGCGCGAGGCTTTCGGGAGGCAGGAG GGCTGGCCCGGGGGCCTGTGCGGTGACCCCGGGGTGAGGCCCGCGCTGAGTGAGGCTGGGAGCTCCTCTCCGCAGGGCCTCGGTGATGGAGCCCCTGGCCGGGAGGCCTTGATGGAAGTCTTCCAGCTCAGCGGGAAGCAGGGCAACCCGTGTCTGGATGAATGGCTGGACTCCTTCAGTGACAGGTTCCCAGACTACGTGAG GAGGGAATCCAAGGCCAGAGAAGGGCAAGGACTTGCCCAGGGTCCCCCGCAGGCCTGTGCAGGCCCCTCACTGGTCTCTCTGCCTCCTGACACTGAGATCCACCCAGCTGGACCCTTGGAGTGGCCCAGTCCAGATCCCTTCCTGGTGTCCAGGACTGCCGG TGGCCTGCTGGCCGCCCCAAGTGGAGGTGGAAGTGAGCGCTCGTTTCCGGGAGCCTCTCCCCCGGGGCTGTGGATGTCGTGTGGCTCCAGGACCCGGTTAAGGTGGAAGATGTGTGTGCCCCTGGCCACTTCACAGGCGGCAGTCTGA
- the LOC136147421 gene encoding uncharacterized protein isoform X4 — MGRRKKKSREEREGADRKFKGQPRNKRWKILTWLRIETWGHRDPQTAAVPLAESSEGFSQLVLEGRFLEACQSISSLAEDRQDRGSQYQIVAQGMWQVIQEALEGGGGSRELQRKLRSVAAAVEWARGSSRELGGDLASWDCQLRTQLRNDAENQVPPSPGDRVPLNPGDQLGGYLAELAEAMDRGLDPRRAGWLGARLSATDRECFQEVLLDRLSVLLTRSGDPDSCRELYTWARKALFGQLAKTPEPAATRKLPDPLVFVTWMSQVQSRLVELIQKELEKQLEDVLTCDQKESATSSCQAFLKIFQLLKGTIDSVQDIGPPITSRVQAMVLNTFSEFLKRYRGEGAPHFLQQQAGAGLSPQLHVLQNCCVLRKTWQDLGQARTPLADVVLRTISAIEDRSQDDLASVVRSQYRSLLEHHFGREDEGLAQALRSLRRGLEHYPSLLPPPTYKSLVQSLYKAVFTEYLQALVTHLKRLKPRKWEDHRGQVETDFRELREAFGRQEGLGDGAPGREALMEVFQLSGKQGNPCLDEWLDSFSDRFPDYVRRESKAREGQGLAQGPPQACAGPSLVSLPPDTEIHPAGPLEWPSPDPFLVSRTAGGLLAAPSGGGSERSFPGASPPGLWMSCGSRTRLRWKMCVPLATSQAAV; from the exons GATTCTCACAGCTGGTCTTGGAGGGCCGCTTCCTGGAAGCCTGCCAGAGCATCTCATCCTTGGCAGAAGACAGGCAGGACCGTGGTTCCCAATACCAGATCGTGGCCCAGGGCATGTGGCAGGTCATCCAGGAGGCACTGGAGGGCGGCGGGGGCAGCCGGGAGCTGCAGAGGAAGCTCAGGTCGGTGGCGGCCGCAGTGGAGTGGGCCCGGGGCTCCTCGCGGGAGCTGGGTGGTGACCTGGCCTCCTGGGACTGCCAGCTGAGAACACAGCTGAGGAATGACGCCGAGAACCAGGTGCCCCCAAGCCCCGGAGACCGAGTGCCCCTGAACCCGGGAGACCAGCTGGGCGGGTACCTGGCGGAGCTGGCCGAGGCCATGGATCGTGGCCTGGACCCCCGgagggcaggctggctgggagcccgCCTCTCGGCGACCGACAGAGAGTGCTTCCAGGAGGTGCTCCTGGACCGTCTCTCCGTGCTCCTGACCCGCAGCGGAGACCCGGACAGCTGCCGGGAGCTCTACACCTGGGCCAGGAAGGCCTTGTTTGGGCAGCTGGC GAAGACGCCGGAGCCTGCTGCTACCAGGAAACTCCCGGACCCGCTGGTGTTTGTCACCTGGATGTCCCAGGTGCAGAGCCGGCTGGTGGAGCTGATCCAG AAAGAGTTGGAAAAACAACTAGAAGATGTCCTGACCTGTGATCAGAAAGAGTCGGCCACCTCTTCCTGCCAGGCATTCCTCAAAATCTTCCAG CTGTTGAAAGGAACCATAGATTCGGTGCAAGACATCGGGCCTCCCATCACCAGCCGGGTTCAAGCCATGGTTCTGAACACGTTTTCAGAGTTTCTGAAAAG ATACCGGGGTGAGGGTGCCCCCCACTTCCTCCAGCAGCAGGCCGGTGCCGGACTCTCCCCCCAGCTGCACGTGCTGCAGAACTGCTGCGTCCTGAG GAAAACGTGGCAGGATCTGGGCCAGGCCCGCACTCCCCTGGCGGACGTGGTGCTGCGTACCATCAGCGCCATCGAGGACCGGAGCCAGGATGACCTTGCGTCCGTGGTCAGAAGCCAGTACCGG AGCCTACTGGAGCATCACTTCGGGAGGGAAGATGaggggctggcccaagctctgcgATCCCTCAGGCGGGGCCTGGAGCACTATCCcagcctgcttcctcctcccacgTACAAG AGCCTTGTGCAAAGCCTGTACAAAGCAGTCTTCACTGAGTACCTCCAGGCCTTGGTCACCCATCTCAAGAGGCTTAAGCCCCGGAAGTGGGAAGACCACCGGGGTCAGGTGGAAACGGACTTCCGGGAGCTGCGCGAGGCTTTCGGGAGGCAGGAG GGCCTCGGTGATGGAGCCCCTGGCCGGGAGGCCTTGATGGAAGTCTTCCAGCTCAGCGGGAAGCAGGGCAACCCGTGTCTGGATGAATGGCTGGACTCCTTCAGTGACAGGTTCCCAGACTACGTGAG GAGGGAATCCAAGGCCAGAGAAGGGCAAGGACTTGCCCAGGGTCCCCCGCAGGCCTGTGCAGGCCCCTCACTGGTCTCTCTGCCTCCTGACACTGAGATCCACCCAGCTGGACCCTTGGAGTGGCCCAGTCCAGATCCCTTCCTGGTGTCCAGGACTGCCGG TGGCCTGCTGGCCGCCCCAAGTGGAGGTGGAAGTGAGCGCTCGTTTCCGGGAGCCTCTCCCCCGGGGCTGTGGATGTCGTGTGGCTCCAGGACCCGGTTAAGGTGGAAGATGTGTGTGCCCCTGGCCACTTCACAGGCGGCAGTCTGA
- the LOC136147421 gene encoding uncharacterized protein isoform X3, with protein sequence MGRRKKKSREEREGADRKFKGQPRNKRWKILTWLRIETWGHRDPQTAAVPLAESSEGFSQLVLEGRFLEACQSISSLAEDRQDRGSQYQIVAQGMWQVIQEALEGGGGSRELQRKLRSVAAAVEWARGSSRELGGDLASWDCQLRTQLRNDAENQVPPSPGDRVPLNPGDQLGGYLAELAEAMDRGLDPRRAGWLGARLSATDRECFQEVLLDRLSVLLTRSGDPDSCRELYTWARKALFGQLAKTPEPAATRKLPDPLVFVTWMSQVQSRLVELIQKELEKQLEDVLTCDQKESATSSCQAFLKIFQLLKGTIDSVQDIGPPITSRVQAMVLNTFSEFLKRYRGEGAPHFLQQQAGAGLSPQLHVLQNCCVLRKTWQDLGQARTPLADVVLRTISAIEDRSQDDLASVVRSQYRSLLEHHFGREDEGLAQALRSLRRGLEHYPSLLPPPTYKSLVQSLYKAVFTEYLQALVTHLKRLKPRKWEDHRGQVETDFRELREAFGRQEGWPGGLCGDPGVRPALSEAGSSSPQGLGDGAPGREALMEVFQLSGKQGNPCLDEWLDSFSDRFPDYVRRESKAREGQGLAQGPPQACAGPSLVSLPPDTEIHPAGPLEWPSPDPFLVSRTAGTQGQSEEPELRSCCPCSWGFLTTFTK encoded by the exons GATTCTCACAGCTGGTCTTGGAGGGCCGCTTCCTGGAAGCCTGCCAGAGCATCTCATCCTTGGCAGAAGACAGGCAGGACCGTGGTTCCCAATACCAGATCGTGGCCCAGGGCATGTGGCAGGTCATCCAGGAGGCACTGGAGGGCGGCGGGGGCAGCCGGGAGCTGCAGAGGAAGCTCAGGTCGGTGGCGGCCGCAGTGGAGTGGGCCCGGGGCTCCTCGCGGGAGCTGGGTGGTGACCTGGCCTCCTGGGACTGCCAGCTGAGAACACAGCTGAGGAATGACGCCGAGAACCAGGTGCCCCCAAGCCCCGGAGACCGAGTGCCCCTGAACCCGGGAGACCAGCTGGGCGGGTACCTGGCGGAGCTGGCCGAGGCCATGGATCGTGGCCTGGACCCCCGgagggcaggctggctgggagcccgCCTCTCGGCGACCGACAGAGAGTGCTTCCAGGAGGTGCTCCTGGACCGTCTCTCCGTGCTCCTGACCCGCAGCGGAGACCCGGACAGCTGCCGGGAGCTCTACACCTGGGCCAGGAAGGCCTTGTTTGGGCAGCTGGC GAAGACGCCGGAGCCTGCTGCTACCAGGAAACTCCCGGACCCGCTGGTGTTTGTCACCTGGATGTCCCAGGTGCAGAGCCGGCTGGTGGAGCTGATCCAG AAAGAGTTGGAAAAACAACTAGAAGATGTCCTGACCTGTGATCAGAAAGAGTCGGCCACCTCTTCCTGCCAGGCATTCCTCAAAATCTTCCAG CTGTTGAAAGGAACCATAGATTCGGTGCAAGACATCGGGCCTCCCATCACCAGCCGGGTTCAAGCCATGGTTCTGAACACGTTTTCAGAGTTTCTGAAAAG ATACCGGGGTGAGGGTGCCCCCCACTTCCTCCAGCAGCAGGCCGGTGCCGGACTCTCCCCCCAGCTGCACGTGCTGCAGAACTGCTGCGTCCTGAG GAAAACGTGGCAGGATCTGGGCCAGGCCCGCACTCCCCTGGCGGACGTGGTGCTGCGTACCATCAGCGCCATCGAGGACCGGAGCCAGGATGACCTTGCGTCCGTGGTCAGAAGCCAGTACCGG AGCCTACTGGAGCATCACTTCGGGAGGGAAGATGaggggctggcccaagctctgcgATCCCTCAGGCGGGGCCTGGAGCACTATCCcagcctgcttcctcctcccacgTACAAG AGCCTTGTGCAAAGCCTGTACAAAGCAGTCTTCACTGAGTACCTCCAGGCCTTGGTCACCCATCTCAAGAGGCTTAAGCCCCGGAAGTGGGAAGACCACCGGGGTCAGGTGGAAACGGACTTCCGGGAGCTGCGCGAGGCTTTCGGGAGGCAGGAG GGCTGGCCCGGGGGCCTGTGCGGTGACCCCGGGGTGAGGCCCGCGCTGAGTGAGGCTGGGAGCTCCTCTCCGCAGGGCCTCGGTGATGGAGCCCCTGGCCGGGAGGCCTTGATGGAAGTCTTCCAGCTCAGCGGGAAGCAGGGCAACCCGTGTCTGGATGAATGGCTGGACTCCTTCAGTGACAGGTTCCCAGACTACGTGAG GAGGGAATCCAAGGCCAGAGAAGGGCAAGGACTTGCCCAGGGTCCCCCGCAGGCCTGTGCAGGCCCCTCACTGGTCTCTCTGCCTCCTGACACTGAGATCCACCCAGCTGGACCCTTGGAGTGGCCCAGTCCAGATCCCTTCCTGGTGTCCAGGACTGCCGG CACACAGGGCCAGTCCGAGGAGCCTGAGCTCAGGAGCTGCTGCCCTTGCTCTTGGGGCTTCCTCACGACTTTCACAAAGTGA